In Halobacteroides halobius DSM 5150, the genomic window TAAAGCTAATAACAATGCCAGGCTAATTACCAAAGCATTAGTAGTTAACATAGAAACAATTAGGACTAAACAAAAGGCTATAGCAGTATGACCACTAGGCATACCTCCTTGTAAAAAAGTTCCCGTCTTAAAATAAGCTTTAACTACAATTACTACTAACATAACTATTACTAATGAAATAAAGGTAAGATGAATTGGTGTCTTTTGTACATGTTGTAATAATTTTAATGTCAATGGATTTAAATCATTAAAAAATATAATATAACCTACAATTATAGCATTCAAAGCAGTTATTAAAACAGCTCCTGCTGCAACATCCTTAACCACTTCAATTTGTGGATTATACTGAGGAGATATTAAATCACTCAATCCTTCAATAGCTGTATTAATCATTTCAGCAACAATAACTAATGTAATAGACAAGAACAAAATTAATAATTCAACTTTGGAAATATCAAATAATAAACCTGCTAATAAAACTATACTAGCTATTCCAAAATGAATCTTCATATTTGTTTCTTGTTTTAAAGCCTTAATAATACCAGAAACAGCATAATTACAACTATTTATAAACTGATCAATCAGTTTCATTCTTCTCTAGTCAGTCCTAACTGAGTTAAAATTTCTTCTTCTTTTTGACGCATTATTATTTTTTCTGCCTTTTGTTTATGGTTATATCCTAACAAATGTAACATACTATGAACTGTTAAAAAGCCAACTTCTCTAGCTACAGAATGATTATATTCAATTGCCTGTCTTGTGGCTGTTTCTAAAGAAATTATAATATCACCTAATAATTGTTCATCATTTTGGGGAAAGGATAAAACATCAGTTGTTTCATTTTTATCCCGAAATTTATTATTTAATTCTTTTATATATTGGTCATTAACAATAGCAACACTTACTTCTTTATCTTCTTTAACCTCAGTTGTTAATACTTGATTAATAACTTGCTCAATTAAATTTAGTGTTTCTCGGTCTATCTCTGAATCCTGTTGTAAATTATTAATTAGAACTGTCATTTTTAGCTTCTCCTTCCTTAAACTGTTGAGCAATATTATCTGGATACTCAATCCGATTATGAAAGATCCCTTTTAAAATATTAACAAATGATGAAGCTATTTTATCTAAATCTTTTAGTGTTAAATCAGACTCATCTAATTGCCCACTATTTAATTTAGCTTTGATTAAATCTGTTACAAATTTTTCTAATTTATCAGGGTTGCTTTGAACAGCAATATTAGATCTAACTGCTGCTTCAACTGTATCTGCTAACATAATTAAAGCAGCTTCTTTAGTCTGTGGCCTTGGCCCAGGATACCTAAATTCACTCTCATCTACATTCTCATACTTATCATCATAAGCAGCTTCTTGATAAAAGTAAGAAACTAAACTTTCACCATGATGTTGTTTTATAATATCAACAATTACCTCTGGTAATTTATAATTGTTAGCCATTTCAACTCCATCTTTAACATGAGAAGTAATAATCAGTGTGCTTAAATTAGGTGATAATTTATCATGAGGATTTTCATCTCCGATTTGATTTTCTATAAAAAAGTAAGACCGTTTTATCTTACCTATATCATGATAATAAGCACCTACTCTGGCTAATAAAGAATCTGCTTCTACTGTATCAGCTGCAGCTTCAGCTAAATTCCCTACTATAATACTATGATGATAAGTACCAGGAGCTTTTACTAATAATCTTTTTAATAAAGGATGATTAGGATTAGAAAGCTCTAATAATTTAACTGGAGATGTAATCCCAAATATATTCTCCACATAAGGTAACAAACCATTTGTTATTATAGCTACTACTACTCCATTTATTATACCCAAAGGAACTATTTTTAAAAAACTAACTAGTTCTAAAACAGGATTAGTTAATAAAAATGCAAAGATAGTAAGAGAACTTGCCCCTCCTACAATAAAACCTGCTCTTACTAAATCAGACCTTTGGCTT contains:
- the ybeY gene encoding rRNA maturation RNase YbeY codes for the protein MTVLINNLQQDSEIDRETLNLIEQVINQVLTTEVKEDKEVSVAIVNDQYIKELNNKFRDKNETTDVLSFPQNDEQLLGDIIISLETATRQAIEYNHSVAREVGFLTVHSMLHLLGYNHKQKAEKIIMRQKEEEILTQLGLTREE
- a CDS encoding diacylglycerol kinase; the encoded protein is MKLIDQFINSCNYAVSGIIKALKQETNMKIHFGIASIVLLAGLLFDISKVELLILFLSITLVIVAEMINTAIEGLSDLISPQYNPQIEVVKDVAAGAVLITALNAIIVGYIIFFNDLNPLTLKLLQHVQKTPIHLTFISLVIVMLVVIVVKAYFKTGTFLQGGMPSGHTAIAFCLVLIVSMLTTNALVISLALLLALLVAQSRIEGQIHSFWEVFFGAVIGSLVGLLIFQILQL